A window from Vigna angularis cultivar LongXiaoDou No.4 chromosome 7, ASM1680809v1, whole genome shotgun sequence encodes these proteins:
- the LOC108337757 gene encoding LEAF RUST 10 DISEASE-RESISTANCE LOCUS RECEPTOR-LIKE PROTEIN KINASE-like 2.3 isoform X3, translating into MRMWRERSLIVLVFLLHQIDGGDGCSPSSCGKITNISYPFRLKGDPKVCGRYELSCENNITVLSLFSGTFRVEAINYNNFTIRVADPGLQPTNCSLPRYFLSPTNFTDFDYALSPPNLGWYRDWPDDSDKFLYEYIKFLYEYIVFLNCSHGVRGNHKYVSAGGCVNWESKGYMYAFAGDLSAEDLEVGCEVKLVAPTSWWGLDTNNYSYAIIHKALLYGFQLSWIRLACHDRCSYYFDCHFHSSSLRLQCQNQARWVRPVELLIDTIFAIRNGLLTIQNQNVQTYFDRSEYGYTYGYSFALGHYVIPYFIVRYVVGTILFIVFLVYKWRRRHSSAYENIENYLQQNSLMPIRYSYKEIKKMTRGFNEKLGEGGYGFVFKGKLRSGPCVAIKVLRKSKGKGEDFINEVATIGRIHHQNVVHLIGYCAEGSKRALVYEFMSNGSLDKFIFSKEGNLHLTYDTIHDIAIGVARGISYLHHGCEMQILHFDIKPHNILLDEKFTPKISDFGLAKLYSTDKSVVTMTATRGTIGYMAPELFYKNVGRISHKSDVYSFGMFLMEIANKRKNLNLHAEHSSQLYFPLWIYDQLGKGKNIEMEDVTENENKIVKKMIIVSLWCIQLKPNDRPSINKVVEMLEGDIANLKLPPKPSLYPHDTSEDGERIFSNQTTLSHFVGSSSLSSEEKIASNVTLDESI; encoded by the exons TCTCTGTTCTCTGGAACATTTCGTGTGGAGGCTATCAACTACAATAATTTCACAATCCGAGTGGCGGATCCTGGACTTCAACCCACAAACTGCTCCCTTCCTCGCTATTTCTTGTCTCCCACCAATTTCACTGATTTTGACTACGCCTTGAGTCCCCCCAACCTTGGTTGGTACCGTGATTGGCCTGATGATAGTGATAAGTTTTTGTACGAGTATATAAAGTTTTTGTACGAGTATATAGTGTTTTTGAATTGTAGTCATGGAGTGAGAGGGAACCATAAGTATGTGAGTGCTGGTGGATGCGTGAATTGGGAGTCCAAGGGTTACATGTACGCTTTTGCTGGTGACCTATCAGCAGAGGACTTAGAAGTTGGTTGTGAAGTAAAGCTGGTTGCTCCCACATCTTGGTGGGGTTTGGACACAAATAATTATTCCTATGCCATCATACACAAAGCGCTACTTTATGGATTTCAGCTTTCATGGATTCGTCTCGCCTGTCATGATCGTTGTTCATATTATTTCGACTGCCATTTCCATTCTTCCAGCCTCAGGCTTCAATGCCAGAATCAAG CGCGGTGGGTTCGGCCGGTGGAACTTTTAATAG aCACTATTTTTGCTATCAGGAATG GATTGCTTACAATACAAAACCAAAATGTTCAAACTTATTTTGATAGAAGTGAATATGGATATACATATGGATATTCATTTGCGTTGGGACATTATGTTATACCATACTTCATAGTTAGATATGTTGTTGGCACgatattgtttattgtttttttggtATACAAGTGGAGAAGAAGACATTCCTCAGCatatgaaaatattgaaaattatttacagCAAAATAGTTTGATGCCTATTCGATACTCATACAAGGAGATTAAAAAGATGACCAGAGGTTTCAATGAAAAATTGGGTGAAGGAGGTTATGGTTTTGTATTCAAGGGGAAGTTGCGTAGTGGACCATGTGTTGCTATAAAAGTGTTACGAAAATCAAAAGGTAAAGGAGAAGATTTTATCAACGAAGTTGCAACAATTGGAAGAATACATCACCAAAATGTAGTGCATTTAATTGGATATTGTGCTGAGGGCTCAAAACGTGCCCTTGTTTATGAGTTCATGTCTAATGGATCTCTTGACaagtttatattttctaaagaaGGAAATCTACATTTAACCTATGACACAATACATGATATAGCAATTGGAGTAGCACGTGGAATTTCATATCTACATCATGGATGTGAGATGCAAATTTTGCATTTTGACATTAAACCCCACAACATCCTCCTTGATGAAAAATTCACCCCAAAGATATCTGATTTTGGATTGGCAAAACTATATTCAACAGATAAAAGTGTTGTGACTATGACAGCAACAAGAGGAACAATTGGGTACATGGCTCCAGagttgttttataaaaatgttggAAGAATATCACATAAGTCTGATGTTTATAGTTTTGGAATGTTTTTGATGGAAATAGCAAACAAGAGGAAAAACCTAAACCTCCATGCAGAGCATTCAAGCCAACTTTACTTTCCCTTGTGGATTTATGATCAACTTGGCAAAggaaaaaatatagaaatggAAGATGTCACCGAGAATGAgaacaaaattgtaaaaaagaTGATCATAGTTTCACTTTGGTGTATACAATTGAAACCAAATGATCGCCCTTCCATAAATAAAGTAGTGGAAATGCTTGAAGGAGACATTGCAAACCTAAAATTACCTCCAAAGCCTTCTCTGTATCCACATGACACATCGGAAGATGGTGAAAGAATATTCTCTAACCAAACAACATTGTCCCACTTTGTTGGTTCTTCAAGTTTATCCAGTGAAGAAAAGATTGCCTCTAATGTTACCTTAGACGAAAGTATTTGA
- the LOC108337757 gene encoding LEAF RUST 10 DISEASE-RESISTANCE LOCUS RECEPTOR-LIKE PROTEIN KINASE-like 2.3 isoform X2 yields MRMWRERSLIVLVFLLHQIDGGDGCSPSSCGKITNISYPFRLKGDPKVCGRYELSCENNITVLSLFSGTFRVEAINYNNFTIRVADPGLQPTNCSLPRYFLSPTNFTDFDYALSPPNLGWYRDWPDDSDKFLYEYIKFLYEYIVFLNCSHGVRGNHKYVSAGGCVNWESKGYMYAFAGDLSAEDLEVGCEVKLVAPTSWWGLDTNNYSYAIIHKALLYGFQLSWIRLACHDRCSYYFDCHFHSSSLRLQCQNQDYDCYFHSSKLQCQNQARWVRPVELLIDTIFAIRNGLLTIQNQNVQTYFDRSEYGYTYGYSFALGHYVIPYFIVRYVVGTILFIVFLVYKWRRRHSSAYENIENYLQQNSLMPIRYSYKEIKKMTRGFNEKLGEGGYGFVFKGKLRSGPCVAIKVLRKSKGKGEDFINEVATIGRIHHQNVVHLIGYCAEGSKRALVYEFMSNGSLDKFIFSKEGNLHLTYDTIHDIAIGVARGISYLHHGCEMQILHFDIKPHNILLDEKFTPKISDFGLAKLYSTDKSVVTMTATRGTIGYMAPELFYKNVGRISHKSDVYSFGMFLMEIANKRKNLNLHAEHSSQLYFPLWIYDQLGKGKNIEMEDVTENENKIVKKMIIVSLWCIQLKPNDRPSINKVVEMLEGDIANLKLPPKPSLYPHDTSEDGERIFSNQTTLSHFVGSSSLSSEEKIASNVTLDESI; encoded by the exons TCTCTGTTCTCTGGAACATTTCGTGTGGAGGCTATCAACTACAATAATTTCACAATCCGAGTGGCGGATCCTGGACTTCAACCCACAAACTGCTCCCTTCCTCGCTATTTCTTGTCTCCCACCAATTTCACTGATTTTGACTACGCCTTGAGTCCCCCCAACCTTGGTTGGTACCGTGATTGGCCTGATGATAGTGATAAGTTTTTGTACGAGTATATAAAGTTTTTGTACGAGTATATAGTGTTTTTGAATTGTAGTCATGGAGTGAGAGGGAACCATAAGTATGTGAGTGCTGGTGGATGCGTGAATTGGGAGTCCAAGGGTTACATGTACGCTTTTGCTGGTGACCTATCAGCAGAGGACTTAGAAGTTGGTTGTGAAGTAAAGCTGGTTGCTCCCACATCTTGGTGGGGTTTGGACACAAATAATTATTCCTATGCCATCATACACAAAGCGCTACTTTATGGATTTCAGCTTTCATGGATTCGTCTCGCCTGTCATGATCGTTGTTCATATTATTTCGACTGCCATTTCCATTCTTCCAGCCTCAGGCTTCAATGCCAGAATCAAG ATTATGACTGCTATTTCCATTCTTCCAAGCTTCAATGCCAGAATCAAG CGCGGTGGGTTCGGCCGGTGGAACTTTTAATAG aCACTATTTTTGCTATCAGGAATG GATTGCTTACAATACAAAACCAAAATGTTCAAACTTATTTTGATAGAAGTGAATATGGATATACATATGGATATTCATTTGCGTTGGGACATTATGTTATACCATACTTCATAGTTAGATATGTTGTTGGCACgatattgtttattgtttttttggtATACAAGTGGAGAAGAAGACATTCCTCAGCatatgaaaatattgaaaattatttacagCAAAATAGTTTGATGCCTATTCGATACTCATACAAGGAGATTAAAAAGATGACCAGAGGTTTCAATGAAAAATTGGGTGAAGGAGGTTATGGTTTTGTATTCAAGGGGAAGTTGCGTAGTGGACCATGTGTTGCTATAAAAGTGTTACGAAAATCAAAAGGTAAAGGAGAAGATTTTATCAACGAAGTTGCAACAATTGGAAGAATACATCACCAAAATGTAGTGCATTTAATTGGATATTGTGCTGAGGGCTCAAAACGTGCCCTTGTTTATGAGTTCATGTCTAATGGATCTCTTGACaagtttatattttctaaagaaGGAAATCTACATTTAACCTATGACACAATACATGATATAGCAATTGGAGTAGCACGTGGAATTTCATATCTACATCATGGATGTGAGATGCAAATTTTGCATTTTGACATTAAACCCCACAACATCCTCCTTGATGAAAAATTCACCCCAAAGATATCTGATTTTGGATTGGCAAAACTATATTCAACAGATAAAAGTGTTGTGACTATGACAGCAACAAGAGGAACAATTGGGTACATGGCTCCAGagttgttttataaaaatgttggAAGAATATCACATAAGTCTGATGTTTATAGTTTTGGAATGTTTTTGATGGAAATAGCAAACAAGAGGAAAAACCTAAACCTCCATGCAGAGCATTCAAGCCAACTTTACTTTCCCTTGTGGATTTATGATCAACTTGGCAAAggaaaaaatatagaaatggAAGATGTCACCGAGAATGAgaacaaaattgtaaaaaagaTGATCATAGTTTCACTTTGGTGTATACAATTGAAACCAAATGATCGCCCTTCCATAAATAAAGTAGTGGAAATGCTTGAAGGAGACATTGCAAACCTAAAATTACCTCCAAAGCCTTCTCTGTATCCACATGACACATCGGAAGATGGTGAAAGAATATTCTCTAACCAAACAACATTGTCCCACTTTGTTGGTTCTTCAAGTTTATCCAGTGAAGAAAAGATTGCCTCTAATGTTACCTTAGACGAAAGTATTTGA
- the LOC108337757 gene encoding LEAF RUST 10 DISEASE-RESISTANCE LOCUS RECEPTOR-LIKE PROTEIN KINASE-like 2.3 isoform X1, protein MRMWRERSLIVLVFLLHQIDGGDGCSPSSCGKITNISYPFRLKGDPKVCGRYELSCENNITVLSLFSGTFRVEAINYNNFTIRVADPGLQPTNCSLPRYFLSPTNFTDFDYALSPPNLGWYRDWPDDSDKFLYEYIKFLYEYIVFLNCSHGVRGNHKYVSAGGCVNWESKGYMYAFAGDLSAEDLEVGCEVKLVAPTSWWGLDTNNYSYAIIHKALLYGFQLSWIRLACHDRCSYYFDCHFHSSSLRLQCQNQGLIFHICSDYDCYFHSSKLQCQNQARWVRPVELLIDTIFAIRNGLLTIQNQNVQTYFDRSEYGYTYGYSFALGHYVIPYFIVRYVVGTILFIVFLVYKWRRRHSSAYENIENYLQQNSLMPIRYSYKEIKKMTRGFNEKLGEGGYGFVFKGKLRSGPCVAIKVLRKSKGKGEDFINEVATIGRIHHQNVVHLIGYCAEGSKRALVYEFMSNGSLDKFIFSKEGNLHLTYDTIHDIAIGVARGISYLHHGCEMQILHFDIKPHNILLDEKFTPKISDFGLAKLYSTDKSVVTMTATRGTIGYMAPELFYKNVGRISHKSDVYSFGMFLMEIANKRKNLNLHAEHSSQLYFPLWIYDQLGKGKNIEMEDVTENENKIVKKMIIVSLWCIQLKPNDRPSINKVVEMLEGDIANLKLPPKPSLYPHDTSEDGERIFSNQTTLSHFVGSSSLSSEEKIASNVTLDESI, encoded by the exons TCTCTGTTCTCTGGAACATTTCGTGTGGAGGCTATCAACTACAATAATTTCACAATCCGAGTGGCGGATCCTGGACTTCAACCCACAAACTGCTCCCTTCCTCGCTATTTCTTGTCTCCCACCAATTTCACTGATTTTGACTACGCCTTGAGTCCCCCCAACCTTGGTTGGTACCGTGATTGGCCTGATGATAGTGATAAGTTTTTGTACGAGTATATAAAGTTTTTGTACGAGTATATAGTGTTTTTGAATTGTAGTCATGGAGTGAGAGGGAACCATAAGTATGTGAGTGCTGGTGGATGCGTGAATTGGGAGTCCAAGGGTTACATGTACGCTTTTGCTGGTGACCTATCAGCAGAGGACTTAGAAGTTGGTTGTGAAGTAAAGCTGGTTGCTCCCACATCTTGGTGGGGTTTGGACACAAATAATTATTCCTATGCCATCATACACAAAGCGCTACTTTATGGATTTCAGCTTTCATGGATTCGTCTCGCCTGTCATGATCGTTGTTCATATTATTTCGACTGCCATTTCCATTCTTCCAGCCTCAGGCTTCAATGCCAGAATCAAG gTTTGATCTTTCATATTTGTTCAGATTATGACTGCTATTTCCATTCTTCCAAGCTTCAATGCCAGAATCAAG CGCGGTGGGTTCGGCCGGTGGAACTTTTAATAG aCACTATTTTTGCTATCAGGAATG GATTGCTTACAATACAAAACCAAAATGTTCAAACTTATTTTGATAGAAGTGAATATGGATATACATATGGATATTCATTTGCGTTGGGACATTATGTTATACCATACTTCATAGTTAGATATGTTGTTGGCACgatattgtttattgtttttttggtATACAAGTGGAGAAGAAGACATTCCTCAGCatatgaaaatattgaaaattatttacagCAAAATAGTTTGATGCCTATTCGATACTCATACAAGGAGATTAAAAAGATGACCAGAGGTTTCAATGAAAAATTGGGTGAAGGAGGTTATGGTTTTGTATTCAAGGGGAAGTTGCGTAGTGGACCATGTGTTGCTATAAAAGTGTTACGAAAATCAAAAGGTAAAGGAGAAGATTTTATCAACGAAGTTGCAACAATTGGAAGAATACATCACCAAAATGTAGTGCATTTAATTGGATATTGTGCTGAGGGCTCAAAACGTGCCCTTGTTTATGAGTTCATGTCTAATGGATCTCTTGACaagtttatattttctaaagaaGGAAATCTACATTTAACCTATGACACAATACATGATATAGCAATTGGAGTAGCACGTGGAATTTCATATCTACATCATGGATGTGAGATGCAAATTTTGCATTTTGACATTAAACCCCACAACATCCTCCTTGATGAAAAATTCACCCCAAAGATATCTGATTTTGGATTGGCAAAACTATATTCAACAGATAAAAGTGTTGTGACTATGACAGCAACAAGAGGAACAATTGGGTACATGGCTCCAGagttgttttataaaaatgttggAAGAATATCACATAAGTCTGATGTTTATAGTTTTGGAATGTTTTTGATGGAAATAGCAAACAAGAGGAAAAACCTAAACCTCCATGCAGAGCATTCAAGCCAACTTTACTTTCCCTTGTGGATTTATGATCAACTTGGCAAAggaaaaaatatagaaatggAAGATGTCACCGAGAATGAgaacaaaattgtaaaaaagaTGATCATAGTTTCACTTTGGTGTATACAATTGAAACCAAATGATCGCCCTTCCATAAATAAAGTAGTGGAAATGCTTGAAGGAGACATTGCAAACCTAAAATTACCTCCAAAGCCTTCTCTGTATCCACATGACACATCGGAAGATGGTGAAAGAATATTCTCTAACCAAACAACATTGTCCCACTTTGTTGGTTCTTCAAGTTTATCCAGTGAAGAAAAGATTGCCTCTAATGTTACCTTAGACGAAAGTATTTGA